A region of Onychomys torridus unplaced genomic scaffold, mOncTor1.1, whole genome shotgun sequence DNA encodes the following proteins:
- the LOC118576418 gene encoding TRAF3-interacting protein 1-like → MDYIQEDVDAMQNELQLWHSENRQHAEALSKEQSITDSAVEPLKAELAELEQQIKDQQDKICAVKANILKNEEKIQKMVHSINLTSRR, encoded by the exons ATGGACTACATCCAGGAAGACGTCGACGCCATGCAGAACGAGCTGCAGCTGTGGCACAGCGAGAACAGGCAGCATGCTGAGGCCCTGAGCAAGGAGCAGAG CATCACAGACAGTGCGGTGGAGCCCCTGAAGGCCGAGCTAGCTGAGCTGGAGCAGCAGATCAAAGACCAGCAGGACAAGATCTGTGCTGTGAAGGCCAACATCCTGAAGAACGAGGAGAAGATCCAGAAAATGGTGCATAGCATCAACCTGACGTCACGAAGGTGA